One region of Roseicitreum antarcticum genomic DNA includes:
- the dxr gene encoding 1-deoxy-D-xylulose-5-phosphate reductoisomerase, protein MRRVSVFGATGSVGENTFDLLVGRDDLHTVALTGGRNVTRLAEQARALRAEVAVTAHDECYSDLKAALAGSGVAVAAGPGALLDAAAMPADWVMSAIVGAAGLAPGFRALAQGATLALANKESLVTAGPLLMAEAARHGATILPVDSEHSAIFQALTGEDIAAVERIIITASGGPFRTWPREKLAAATPVQAVAHPNWTMGQRISIDSATLFNKALEVIETREFFGVNPDQIEVLVHPQSTIHALVGFNDGALMAHLGAPDMRHAIGYALHWPERRVLPVARLDLAAMGQLTFEAPDPDRFPALRLAREVMATGGHAGAAFNAAKEVALDHFIAGRIGFLEMATLVERVLDVLSPQSGLHAEVGSLEGVLAMDAFARQTAEDLVRKGL, encoded by the coding sequence ATGCGGCGGGTGTCGGTATTTGGCGCGACCGGGTCGGTCGGCGAAAACACGTTCGATCTCCTGGTCGGGCGCGATGATCTGCACACGGTCGCGCTGACTGGCGGGCGCAATGTCACGCGACTGGCCGAACAAGCGCGCGCCTTGCGCGCCGAGGTCGCGGTGACTGCCCATGATGAATGCTACAGTGACCTGAAGGCGGCGCTGGCGGGCAGCGGTGTTGCGGTGGCGGCCGGGCCCGGCGCGTTGCTGGACGCCGCCGCGATGCCCGCCGATTGGGTCATGTCGGCCATCGTTGGCGCGGCCGGGCTGGCACCGGGATTCCGCGCATTGGCGCAGGGCGCGACACTGGCCTTGGCCAACAAGGAATCGCTGGTCACCGCAGGCCCGCTTCTGATGGCCGAGGCCGCACGGCATGGCGCCACGATCCTGCCGGTGGACAGCGAACATTCCGCGATCTTCCAGGCCTTGACGGGCGAGGATATTGCCGCGGTCGAGCGTATCATCATCACGGCCAGCGGCGGACCGTTCCGCACCTGGCCGCGCGAGAAACTGGCCGCGGCCACGCCGGTTCAGGCGGTTGCACATCCCAACTGGACCATGGGTCAGCGGATCTCCATCGACAGTGCCACGCTGTTCAACAAGGCGCTGGAGGTGATTGAGACGCGGGAATTCTTCGGTGTCAATCCCGATCAGATCGAGGTCTTGGTGCATCCTCAATCCACCATCCACGCGCTGGTGGGGTTCAACGACGGCGCGCTCATGGCGCATCTGGGCGCGCCGGACATGCGCCATGCGATTGGTTATGCGCTGCACTGGCCCGAGCGGCGCGTGCTGCCAGTGGCGCGGCTGGATCTGGCTGCGATGGGCCAACTGACCTTCGAGGCACCGGACCCCGACCGCTTTCCCGCTCTGCGCCTGGCCCGGGAGGTGATGGCGACCGGCGGGCATGCCGGCGCGGCCTTCAACGCCGCAAAAGAAGTCGCACTGGATCACTTTATTGCGGGGCGCATCGGGTTTCTGGAGATGGCGACCCTTGTCGAACGCGTTCTGGACGTGCTTTCGCCGCAATCTGGCTTACATGCTGAGGTAGGTTCGCTTGAAGGTGTGCTTGCCATGGACGCCTTCGCGCGTCAAACAGCGGAAGACCTTGTGCGGAAGGGTCTGTAA
- the rseP gene encoding RIP metalloprotease RseP — MDIVGLIPSFGNVFFTIAMFVIAILVIVTVHEFGHYIVGRWSGIHAEVFSIGFGPVLAARVDRHGTKWQLAALPFGGYVKFLGDADAASGKDVAALSALDAKRRRASMHGAPLWARALTVAAGPVFNFIFAVLVFATFMMWRGVAVDTPVVGQITPLPNVVNELQMGDLITAVDGRETSDLEAFYNTIEDVPPAPVVTYDVMRDGQALQVQGPYPQPPLAGSISLQSAARDAGMQPGDVIVSVDGTPLSAFSELRDMVAASGGSTLDLEVWRDGTVLDLALTPRSTDLPMAGGGFETRWLIGLTSGSIFEHPTRMPGVVEASQAAVSQTWEIMRTSLEGLYYMVTGMISTCNISGPIGIAETSAAMASDGVADFIWFLAVLSVAVGLMNLFPIPVLDGGHLVFHAWEAVTGKPPSDGAMRIFMTVGLTILISVMLFAITNDLFCP; from the coding sequence TTGGATATTGTGGGACTGATCCCGTCTTTCGGCAATGTGTTCTTTACGATTGCGATGTTCGTCATCGCGATCCTGGTGATCGTGACAGTGCATGAATTCGGCCATTACATCGTGGGTCGCTGGTCGGGCATTCATGCCGAGGTGTTCAGCATCGGCTTTGGCCCGGTTCTGGCCGCGCGCGTGGACCGGCACGGCACGAAGTGGCAGCTGGCCGCCCTGCCTTTCGGTGGATACGTCAAGTTTCTGGGCGATGCCGACGCAGCATCGGGTAAGGATGTGGCGGCGCTGAGCGCGCTGGATGCAAAGCGCCGCCGCGCCAGTATGCATGGTGCGCCGCTCTGGGCGCGTGCGCTGACGGTGGCTGCCGGGCCGGTGTTCAACTTCATCTTCGCGGTGCTGGTCTTTGCTACTTTCATGATGTGGCGCGGCGTGGCGGTGGATACGCCGGTCGTAGGCCAGATCACGCCTCTGCCCAACGTGGTGAACGAGCTGCAGATGGGCGATCTGATCACGGCGGTTGATGGGCGGGAAACCTCTGACCTGGAGGCGTTTTACAACACGATTGAAGACGTTCCGCCCGCGCCGGTGGTGACCTATGATGTCATGCGCGACGGGCAGGCACTACAGGTACAGGGCCCCTATCCACAGCCGCCGCTGGCGGGGTCGATCTCGTTGCAATCGGCGGCGCGTGACGCGGGCATGCAGCCCGGCGATGTCATCGTATCGGTAGATGGCACGCCGCTGTCGGCCTTCAGCGAATTGCGCGACATGGTAGCGGCATCGGGCGGCAGCACGTTGGACCTCGAAGTCTGGCGCGATGGCACGGTACTGGACCTGGCGCTGACCCCGCGCAGCACCGACCTTCCCATGGCGGGCGGCGGTTTCGAGACACGCTGGCTGATTGGCCTGACCTCGGGCTCGATCTTTGAACATCCGACCCGGATGCCCGGGGTCGTCGAGGCATCGCAGGCCGCCGTGTCGCAGACATGGGAGATCATGCGCACCAGCCTTGAGGGGCTGTATTACATGGTTACCGGCATGATCAGCACCTGCAATATCTCTGGTCCCATTGGCATTGCCGAAACCTCGGCGGCGATGGCCAGCGACGGGGTAGCCGATTTCATCTGGTTTCTGGCGGTGCTTTCTGTGGCTGTCGGGCTGATGAACCTGTTTCCGATCCCCGTGCTGGACGGTGGACACCTGGTGTTCCATGCGTGGGAGGCCGTGACCGGCAAGCCGCCGTCGGACGGCGCCATGCGGATCTTCATGACCGTCGGCCTGACGATACTGATCTCGGTGATGCTGTTCGCCATCACCAACGACCTGTTCTGCCCCTGA
- a CDS encoding AI-2E family transporter, which translates to MTITQQTRYWAVAVAVFLGLLWALGDVLLPFLVGAGLAYFLDPVATRLTRYGIPRVVAVSLIMVLMLGVAVVLLLLIVPSVVAEGAQLAQAAPEVFRRLQEVLAERFPDLLDSESQVRQTLAGLGDTIQERGLALANSLLRSVSGVIGAMVFIVIAPVVTFYLLVDWPRLTETIDDALPRQHAPVIRDLLRRIDGALAGFVRGQVTVCVILAAYYAIALLVAGLQFGLVIGVVAGLVSFIPYIGAIVGGALAIGLALFQFWGSPVPILIVAGIFVVGQVLEGNVLVPNLVGSSVGLHPVWLLFAVSAFGSAFGFTGMLVAVPLAAALGVLVRFAFDRYKASALYSNDGSPAP; encoded by the coding sequence ATGACGATCACACAACAAACACGTTACTGGGCCGTCGCTGTTGCGGTGTTTCTGGGGCTTCTATGGGCCTTGGGTGATGTTTTGCTGCCGTTCCTTGTGGGCGCGGGGCTGGCCTACTTTCTTGATCCGGTGGCGACCCGCCTGACCCGTTATGGCATACCGCGCGTGGTGGCGGTGTCGCTCATCATGGTGCTGATGCTGGGCGTTGCGGTAGTGCTGCTGCTGCTGATCGTTCCCTCTGTCGTGGCCGAGGGGGCGCAACTTGCGCAAGCCGCCCCAGAGGTGTTTCGCCGCCTGCAAGAGGTCCTGGCTGAGCGATTCCCCGACCTGCTGGATTCCGAAAGCCAAGTGCGCCAGACCCTGGCAGGGCTGGGCGATACCATTCAGGAACGCGGGCTGGCGCTGGCCAACAGCCTTCTGCGGTCGGTCTCGGGCGTGATCGGTGCGATGGTGTTCATCGTGATTGCGCCGGTGGTCACATTCTATCTGCTGGTGGACTGGCCGCGCCTGACCGAAACGATTGACGATGCGCTACCGCGGCAACATGCGCCGGTGATCCGCGACCTGTTGCGCCGGATCGACGGGGCGCTGGCGGGATTCGTGCGCGGGCAAGTGACCGTCTGCGTGATACTGGCAGCCTATTACGCGATTGCTCTTTTGGTTGCGGGGCTTCAATTCGGCCTGGTGATCGGTGTGGTGGCCGGGCTGGTGTCGTTCATACCGTATATCGGCGCGATTGTCGGCGGGGCGCTGGCGATTGGCTTGGCGCTGTTCCAGTTCTGGGGCTCGCCAGTGCCAATCTTGATTGTGGCGGGCATCTTCGTGGTCGGACAGGTGCTTGAGGGGAATGTGCTGGTGCCAAATCTGGTTGGCAGCTCGGTCGGACTGCACCCGGTCTGGCTGTTGTTTGCTGTATCGGCCTTCGGCTCGGCCTTTGGGTTCACCGGCATGCTGGTGGCAGTGCCGCTGGCGGCCGCGCTGGGGGTGCTGGTGCGTTTCGCGTTCGACCGCTACAAGGCAAGCGCCCTCTATTCAAACGACGGATCGCCTGCGCCATGA
- a CDS encoding AAA family ATPase has protein sequence MTHRPHSLMPAAAKAAPRTRQLPLELPSRAGYDIDDFFVSPANERAFAQLMGPGPWPGAKLVLTGPPGSGKTHLARVWAARAGAARLTGRDLRRRADVLTDSAAHRAVLVDDAHRVARHPRAEETLFHLHNMVMAAGGTLLLTAPAPPSRWGLALPDLASRMQACAIATLSAPDDALLSAVLVKLFADRQVAVPPNLIPYLVTRMERSLAAAEGVVALLDRAAMAQARPITRALAADVLSRQD, from the coding sequence ATGACCCATCGGCCCCACAGCCTGATGCCAGCTGCCGCCAAAGCGGCGCCGCGCACGCGACAACTGCCGTTGGAGTTGCCCAGCCGGGCGGGGTATGACATTGACGACTTTTTCGTCTCACCCGCCAATGAGCGCGCCTTTGCGCAGCTGATGGGTCCCGGCCCTTGGCCCGGGGCCAAGCTGGTACTGACCGGACCACCGGGCAGCGGCAAGACGCATCTGGCGCGGGTCTGGGCGGCGCGTGCCGGGGCCGCACGACTGACCGGGCGGGACCTGCGGAGAAGGGCCGATGTGCTGACGGACAGTGCCGCGCACCGCGCCGTGCTGGTTGACGATGCGCACCGTGTCGCCCGCCACCCCCGCGCCGAAGAGACGTTGTTTCATCTGCACAACATGGTCATGGCGGCGGGTGGCACGCTTTTGCTGACAGCACCCGCACCGCCCTCTCGATGGGGGCTGGCGCTGCCTGATCTGGCCTCGCGCATGCAGGCCTGCGCGATTGCCACGCTCAGCGCGCCGGACGACGCGCTGCTTTCGGCGGTTCTGGTCAAGCTGTTTGCCGACCGCCAGGTTGCGGTGCCGCCGAATCTGATCCCCTATCTCGTCACCCGGATGGAGCGCTCGCTGGCCGCCGCCGAGGGGGTTGTTGCGCTCTTGGACCGCGCCGCCATGGCACAGGCGCGGCCGATCACGCGCGCGCTCGCAGCGGATGTTCTGAGCCGACAGGATTAA
- a CDS encoding RNA degradosome polyphosphate kinase: MNNASTPPESPVEPPAVAQAPGAGRPLIADFLAADFPEPVTLEGFDPESPARFLNRELSWLTFNWRVLDEARNPRVPLLERVRFLSISAANLDEFYTVRVAGLRELARAGNTTPAADGLSPAQQLLLINEDARRLMDAQQSVWIELRGAMQERGITILSREDLTEEDAKVVHDTFFSNVFPVLSPLAIDPAHPFPFIPNTGYCLALQLEHTSSGRKLNALLPVPQQIDRFVSMPAPVGEARFLPLEEMLLAKLHNLFPGYRMESSCSFRVLRDSDLELEEEAEDLVREFEVALKRRRRGEVVRMKLSAGAPAALRHLIMEELHLTADEVIEVRGIMGVADLKELVLDERRDLLWPSFVPRVPERVQDHDGNMFAAIKQKDMLLHHPYETFDMVVRFLEQAARDPNVLAIKQTLYRTSRDSPIVAALCEAAEAGKSVTAFVELKARFDEAANIRQSRRLERAGAHVVYGFIHYKTHAKISAVVRREGDKLVTYTHFGTGNYHPITARIYTDMSLFTCDPALGRDATRVFNYLSGYAEPEQLENLSISPLTLKQSLLDMIDAEATHARAGRPAEIWAKMNSVIDPDVIDALYAASKAGVRISLVIRGICGLRPGIKGLSENIRIKSVVGRYLEHSRIVCFGNGHGLPSPEARVFISSADWMGRNLLRRVETLVEINNPTVKAQIVEQVMAANLADEAQSWVLHPDGTSTREVLPVTEGGRVPFNCHRFFMENPSLSGRGSAGAADVPVLAHDPD; the protein is encoded by the coding sequence ATGAATAACGCATCAACCCCACCCGAGTCCCCGGTCGAACCCCCCGCTGTCGCACAGGCGCCGGGCGCGGGTCGCCCTTTGATTGCCGACTTTTTGGCGGCTGATTTCCCCGAACCCGTCACGCTGGAAGGATTCGATCCCGAAAGCCCGGCGCGGTTTCTGAACCGAGAACTGTCTTGGCTGACCTTCAATTGGCGCGTGCTGGATGAGGCGCGTAATCCCCGTGTGCCGCTGCTGGAACGGGTGCGCTTCTTGTCGATCTCGGCCGCAAACCTTGATGAGTTCTACACGGTGCGCGTGGCCGGTCTGCGCGAACTGGCGCGGGCGGGCAACACGACACCTGCCGCCGATGGGTTGAGCCCTGCGCAGCAACTGTTGCTGATCAATGAGGACGCCCGCCGCCTGATGGACGCCCAGCAGTCAGTGTGGATCGAATTGCGCGGCGCGATGCAGGAACGCGGCATCACCATCCTCAGCCGCGAAGACTTGACCGAGGAAGACGCCAAGGTCGTGCATGACACGTTCTTCAGCAATGTGTTTCCCGTGTTGTCGCCGCTTGCGATCGACCCGGCGCATCCCTTCCCGTTCATCCCCAACACCGGCTATTGCCTGGCGCTGCAACTGGAGCATACCAGCAGCGGGCGAAAGCTGAACGCGCTGCTGCCCGTGCCCCAGCAGATCGACCGTTTCGTGTCCATGCCCGCGCCGGTTGGCGAGGCGCGGTTCTTGCCGCTGGAAGAAATGTTGCTGGCCAAGCTTCACAACCTCTTTCCCGGCTACCGGATGGAATCCTCCTGCAGCTTCCGCGTGTTGCGCGACAGTGATCTGGAGCTTGAGGAAGAGGCTGAGGATCTGGTTCGCGAATTTGAGGTCGCGCTGAAGCGCCGCCGCCGCGGCGAAGTGGTACGCATGAAGCTGTCGGCAGGTGCGCCGGCCGCCCTTCGCCACCTGATCATGGAAGAACTGCATTTGACCGCCGATGAGGTGATCGAGGTCAGGGGTATCATGGGCGTGGCTGATCTGAAGGAATTGGTGCTGGATGAGCGGCGTGACCTTTTGTGGCCCAGCTTCGTGCCCCGGGTGCCAGAACGCGTGCAGGACCACGACGGCAACATGTTCGCCGCCATCAAGCAAAAGGACATGCTGCTGCACCACCCGTATGAGACCTTCGATATGGTCGTGCGGTTCCTGGAACAGGCGGCGCGTGACCCCAACGTGCTGGCGATCAAGCAGACGCTTTACCGCACCTCGCGTGACAGCCCGATCGTCGCGGCGCTGTGCGAGGCGGCCGAGGCCGGGAAATCCGTGACAGCCTTTGTCGAACTCAAGGCCCGCTTCGATGAGGCCGCAAATATCCGGCAGTCGCGTCGGCTGGAGCGCGCCGGGGCGCATGTCGTCTATGGCTTCATTCACTACAAGACTCATGCGAAAATCAGCGCCGTCGTGCGGCGGGAAGGTGACAAGCTGGTGACCTATACCCATTTCGGGACCGGCAACTACCACCCGATCACGGCGCGGATCTATACCGATATGTCGCTGTTCACCTGTGATCCGGCGCTTGGCCGCGACGCGACGCGGGTGTTCAACTACCTGTCAGGCTATGCCGAGCCCGAGCAGTTGGAAAACCTCTCGATCTCGCCCCTAACGCTGAAACAATCCCTTCTGGACATGATCGACGCCGAGGCGACGCATGCCCGCGCGGGCCGTCCGGCGGAAATCTGGGCAAAGATGAACTCGGTCATCGACCCTGACGTGATCGACGCGCTTTATGCCGCGTCCAAGGCGGGGGTTCGGATCAGCCTCGTGATCCGTGGCATCTGCGGCCTGCGTCCGGGCATCAAGGGCCTGTCTGAGAATATTCGCATCAAATCGGTCGTGGGCCGGTATCTGGAACATTCGCGCATCGTGTGCTTTGGCAATGGGCATGGGCTGCCCTCTCCGGAAGCGCGGGTGTTCATCAGTTCGGCAGACTGGATGGGCCGCAACCTGCTGCGTAGGGTCGAAACGCTGGTTGAGATCAACAACCCCACGGTGAAGGCGCAGATTGTCGAACAGGTCATGGCGGCGAATCTTGCCGATGAGGCGCAAAGCTGGGTGCTGCACCCCGATGGCACCTCCACGCGTGAGGTGTTGCCGGTGACCGAAGGGGGGCGTGTGCCGTTCAACTGTCATCGCTTCTTCATGGAAAACCCGTCACTATCGGGCCGTGGATCGGCGGGGGCGGCCGATGTGCCAGTTCTGGCGCATGACCCGGACTGA
- a CDS encoding Ppx/GppA family phosphatase codes for MDGPALDDGSHGPARSTPNASRAGAPKSATAFFERPLFNDPAIRALEQVGVIDVGSNSVRMVVFDGAARSPAYFFNEKVLCGLGRGLATTGALNPEGRVRAMAAIRRFTLLAKGMNLQNLTMVATAAMREATDGPAFQAEVEAATKLRMLVIDGTEEARLSAQGVLTGWPEAAGLVCDIGGSSMELAEISEGTVHRCVTSPLGPFRLQQVKGGKKGMKTHVSNILKDLREQIGTHYDALYLVGGSWRALARLDMERRGYPLTVLHEYEMTPKSIRKTLDWIADNDLKALRAATSISAERISLVPLAAVVLRQMLAVFRPRHIYISSYGIREGILYDQMPDVLRSRDPLIEACRFSEHTNARMPGFGRKLFNFLLPLYKSAPTAKLRLMKAACLLHDVNWRAHPDYRAQACFDTATRANLGGLDHKGRIYLGLALMYRYKTSGIEDRMVAVSKLLSDDEIREAQMLGRAMRFGAMFSMDGPENAGELRFFPKKRVLELVLRPQTQALFSEVAEARFSSLAKVLDVKTIVRVSRNYSSSGASGSGGEGGAGSS; via the coding sequence ATGGATGGACCTGCCTTGGATGACGGATCGCACGGTCCGGCACGCAGCACGCCAAACGCGTCACGGGCGGGCGCCCCTAAGTCAGCGACCGCATTTTTTGAGCGCCCGCTGTTCAACGACCCCGCGATTCGGGCGCTGGAACAGGTTGGCGTGATTGATGTCGGCTCAAACTCGGTCCGGATGGTGGTGTTCGACGGCGCGGCGCGCAGCCCGGCCTATTTCTTCAACGAAAAGGTGCTCTGCGGTCTGGGCCGTGGTCTCGCCACCACCGGCGCGCTGAACCCTGAAGGCCGAGTGCGCGCCATGGCGGCGATCCGGCGCTTTACCCTGCTGGCCAAGGGCATGAACCTGCAAAACCTCACCATGGTGGCCACCGCAGCGATGCGCGAGGCAACCGATGGCCCCGCCTTTCAGGCTGAGGTCGAGGCCGCGACCAAGCTGCGCATGCTGGTTATCGATGGCACCGAAGAGGCGCGGCTGTCAGCCCAAGGCGTGCTGACGGGCTGGCCCGAGGCTGCGGGGCTGGTCTGCGACATCGGCGGATCTTCAATGGAACTGGCCGAGATCAGCGAAGGCACCGTGCATCGCTGCGTGACATCGCCCTTGGGCCCGTTCCGGTTGCAGCAAGTCAAGGGCGGCAAGAAAGGCATGAAGACCCATGTCAGCAATATCCTGAAGGACCTGCGCGAACAGATAGGCACCCATTACGACGCGCTTTATCTGGTGGGCGGTTCCTGGCGTGCCTTGGCGCGGCTGGACATGGAGCGGCGCGGCTATCCGCTGACCGTCTTGCACGAATATGAAATGACGCCAAAGTCGATCCGCAAAACACTCGACTGGATCGCGGACAACGACCTGAAAGCCCTGCGCGCCGCGACCAGTATTTCTGCCGAGCGCATCAGCCTTGTCCCCTTGGCGGCGGTGGTGCTGCGGCAGATGCTGGCGGTGTTCCGGCCCCGGCATATCTACATTTCCAGCTACGGTATCCGTGAGGGGATCTTGTATGACCAGATGCCCGATGTTCTGCGCAGCCGCGACCCACTGATCGAGGCCTGCCGCTTTTCGGAACATACAAACGCCCGTATGCCAGGGTTCGGTCGCAAGCTGTTCAACTTCTTGCTGCCACTTTATAAATCCGCACCCACGGCGAAACTGCGGCTGATGAAGGCCGCTTGTCTGTTGCATGACGTGAACTGGCGCGCGCATCCGGATTACCGGGCGCAGGCTTGCTTTGACACCGCAACCCGCGCCAATCTGGGCGGGTTGGACCATAAGGGCCGCATCTATCTGGGGCTGGCGCTGATGTACCGCTACAAGACCAGCGGGATCGAGGACCGTATGGTCGCGGTGTCCAAACTGCTGAGCGATGACGAAATTCGTGAGGCGCAGATGCTGGGTCGTGCAATGCGGTTCGGGGCGATGTTCTCGATGGACGGGCCAGAAAATGCTGGGGAACTGCGGTTTTTCCCAAAGAAACGCGTGCTGGAACTGGTCCTGCGTCCTCAGACCCAGGCGTTGTTCAGCGAGGTGGCAGAAGCTCGGTTCTCGTCCCTTGCCAAGGTGCTTGATGTTAAGACCATCGTGCGCGTCTCGCGCAACTACAGTTCCAGCGGCGCTTCGGGTTCGGGGGGCGAGGGGGGGGCGGGGTCTTCCTGA
- a CDS encoding AAA+ family ATPase produces the protein MMKTVILALSLLLPLPAIAQTDDAQAPTLEDSLNQLRDGAGALLELFMQEMEPAVQDIEPLLDRLSEMVANLPGYYPPEVLPNGDILLRRKPVAEAPEDQEDPAPPSPPEPEAPLEL, from the coding sequence ATGATGAAAACCGTGATCCTTGCCTTGTCGCTGCTGCTGCCCCTGCCTGCGATCGCGCAGACAGACGACGCGCAAGCGCCAACACTGGAAGATTCGCTGAATCAGTTGCGCGATGGCGCGGGCGCTTTGCTGGAATTGTTCATGCAAGAAATGGAACCGGCGGTGCAAGACATCGAGCCGCTACTGGACCGCCTGTCTGAAATGGTCGCAAATCTGCCCGGGTATTACCCGCCAGAGGTCTTGCCGAATGGCGACATCCTGCTCCGCCGCAAACCCGTGGCCGAGGCGCCGGAGGATCAGGAAGACCCCGCCCCCCCCTCGCCCCCCGAACCCGAAGCGCCGCTGGAACTGTAG
- a CDS encoding molecular chaperone DjiA, with amino-acid sequence MSIWTRISAALSALAKGESLSTLFDRLRTPPERSVAFTIAVIALGAKMAKADGHVSRNEVAAFRSVFIIPPSEEASAARIFNLARQDIAGFDAYARKIAAMFRPGDPVLVDLMEGLLHIAVADGAYHAQEDAFLSEVARIFGLSPRSFACLRARYVPDSPPDPYVVLEVTPETPLDQIRAKYKTAVRETHPDRMAARGVPPEAIKLASERLVSLNRAWEEISAARAA; translated from the coding sequence ATGTCGATCTGGACCCGCATATCCGCCGCGCTGTCCGCGCTGGCCAAAGGCGAAAGCCTGAGCACGCTGTTCGACCGGCTGCGCACGCCGCCGGAACGTTCGGTCGCGTTTACCATCGCGGTGATCGCGCTCGGGGCAAAGATGGCCAAGGCAGACGGCCATGTAAGCCGGAACGAGGTCGCGGCCTTCCGCAGCGTGTTCATCATACCGCCCTCGGAAGAGGCAAGTGCGGCCCGCATCTTTAATCTGGCCCGGCAGGATATCGCGGGGTTTGACGCCTATGCCCGCAAGATTGCGGCGATGTTCCGGCCCGGCGATCCGGTGCTGGTGGACCTCATGGAAGGCCTGCTGCATATCGCCGTGGCCGACGGTGCCTATCACGCACAGGAAGACGCTTTCCTGTCCGAAGTCGCACGAATTTTCGGGTTGAGTCCGCGCAGCTTCGCGTGCCTGCGCGCCCGGTACGTTCCCGACAGCCCGCCTGACCCCTACGTCGTGCTGGAGGTCACGCCCGAAACGCCGCTGGATCAGATCCGGGCCAAGTACAAGACGGCGGTGCGCGAAACCCACCCTGACCGCATGGCCGCGCGCGGCGTACCACCCGAGGCGATCAAGCTGGCCTCTGAACGGCTGGTATCGCTGAACCGGGCGTGGGAAGAAATTTCAGCCGCGCGCGCTGCGTAA
- a CDS encoding GNAT family N-acetyltransferase, protein MDENTLRVPDLAISTLRPATEADCTAIAAIWNPVIRDTLVTFSPTEKTPADILATIRQKQAEGHAFFVAADATGILGFALYGQFRAGLGYAHAMEHSIALHPAACGRGFGRGLMQAVEDHARSRGVHCMIAGVSGANPDGVAFHAALGYATVATVPQVGRKAGLWLDLVLMQKFL, encoded by the coding sequence ATGGATGAGAATACGCTGCGCGTGCCTGATCTGGCGATTTCTACCCTGCGCCCGGCCACTGAGGCTGATTGCACCGCAATTGCGGCGATCTGGAACCCGGTGATCCGCGACACGCTTGTAACCTTCAGCCCGACCGAAAAGACTCCGGCGGATATCCTCGCGACCATCCGGCAAAAACAGGCAGAGGGGCACGCGTTCTTCGTCGCCGCAGATGCCACGGGCATTTTGGGCTTTGCACTTTATGGGCAGTTTCGCGCGGGGTTAGGCTATGCCCACGCCATGGAGCACAGCATCGCCCTGCACCCTGCCGCCTGCGGGCGCGGTTTCGGGCGGGGTTTGATGCAGGCGGTTGAAGATCACGCGCGGAGTCGCGGCGTGCATTGCATGATTGCAGGCGTCAGCGGCGCAAACCCGGATGGCGTGGCGTTTCACGCGGCCTTAGGCTATGCGACAGTCGCAACGGTACCGCAGGTGGGGCGCAAGGCAGGGCTGTGGCTGGATCTTGTCTTGATGCAAAAATTCCTCTGA